DNA from Homo sapiens chromosome 1, GRCh38.p14 Primary Assembly:
CACGGTTtacttgaggcaggaggatcgtgagaccagcctgggcaacacagtgagactgcgtctctttaaaaaacaaaaacaaaaagataagaccctgtctcgaaaaaggGGGAATAAAAAGTAACCCAAAAGTAACTATAAATATCAGGAGTCCATCAAGTGGCGCTTCCTCTCCTGGCTTCAGAGTATCTATTCATCACGGTGTGCCAGGTTCGCAGCACAGCGGAGCGGGCCGGTCCCACCGGAATGGGGTTTCGACTTCGCCATCCCCTAGCAGCTCAGTTCCCAGCAAGGAATCAACACACCCTTGCAAAACGGACGTGGGAAACAGCTTAGGCAGAGACGCTATTTCTTTGCCATCCCTGGGCTTCAGCTCTGGTGGAACGAGGCTATTTCTGGCAGTTAACAACACACACGGTTAGATTCTAAAAGCTCAACAGGGTTCATAACACCGCCTCTGAGCCAGACATCAAGGGCTCCACACAGCCGACTTCACATCTCCAAATCCTACTAACTGGGGATGAGGGTCCACGCGGTTCAGAAGCGGAAGCGCAGGCGCAGGGAAGCGGGGCAGCTTGTCCAAGGTCGCCTCGCCGATAAACGCGAGTCCAACCAGACCCCTTGGGCCTCCGTTTCCCGGTGGCATTCGTAGGTTTTGGCCAGTAGGAGACCAGACGTGCCGGCGGCCGGGGAGGCCAGCGTCGTCGGCCTGTCCCTGCCCCCGGGAACCCCGGGAGCCCCGGTGGCGGCGGAGTCTCGCCAGGGCTCAAGGCCGAGCGGACGGACGATGCCCCAGCCCAAggcgggaggcggcggcggcctcCAGACCCGCCCTCGCCGTCCGGCCGGCGTACACTTGGCCCCGCGGCCTGCAGCGGCCGTCCCGGGCCCCTCACTCACCGGTCTGCCTCCCCGCGCTCGGGATCCGAGGACCGGAGCGAAGCGTCAGTGACGCCGCCAACGGGCCCGGATCAGGCCACTGCCATCTTTCTTGCGGGCGGGGGCGGTGCGAACGGGCGCGACCTCACGGAGGGGACGCCGGCGCCACCATCTCTCCTCCGGGCGGAAGCGGTCGCGGGGCCGCTCCGAGGTTGACCAATGACAAGGGTGCCCGAGGCCACGTGACGGCCGCCGATTGGCCGCCGGCCTCCGAGCGCCCCGGGGCTCGGCGTCTGCGGAAGGCCCCGGCGCGCTCCCAGGAGCGCCGTGCGCACGCGCACCGCCCCGAGCCGGCGGCGCCTGCGCACTCGCGAGTCCGGCCTGGGCCGCCGGCCCGGCGCGGGCGCCATGAAGCTGCTGCGGCGGGCGTGGCGGCGGCGGGCGGCGCTAGGCCTGGGCACGCTGGCGCTGTGCGGGGCGGCGCTGCTCTACCTGGCGCGCTGCGCGGCCGAGCCCGGGGACCCCAGGGCGATGTCGGGCCGCAGCCCGCCTCCCCCCGCGCCCGCGCGCGCCGCCGCCTTCCTGGCAGTGCTGGTGGCCAGCGCGCCCCGCGCCGCCGAGCGCCGCAGCGTGATCCGCAGCACGTGGCTTGCGCGGCGCGGGGCCCCGGGCGACGTGTGGGCGCGCTTTGCCGTGGGCACGGCCGGCCTGGGCGCCGAGGAGCGGCGCGCCCTGGAGCGGGAGCAGGCGCGGCACGGGGACCTGCTGCTGCTGCCCGCGCTGCGCGACGCCTACGAAAACCTCACGGCCAAGGTGCTGGCCATGCTGGCCTGGCTGGACGAGCACGTGGCCTTCGAGTTCGTGCTCAAGGCGGACGACGACTCCTTCGCGCGGCTGGACGCGCTGCTGGCCGAGCTGCGCGCCCGCGAGCCcgcgcgccgccgccgcctctaCTGGGGCTTCTTCTCGGGCCGCGGCCGCGTCAAGCCGGGGGGGCGCTGGCGCGAGGCCGCCTGGCAACTCTGCGACTACTACCTGCCCTACGCGCTGGGCGGCGGCTACGTGCTCTCGGCCGACCTGGTGCACTACCTGCGCCTCAGCCGCGACTACCTGCGCGCCTGGCACAGCGAGGACGTGTCTCTGGGCGCCTGGCTGGCGCCGGTGGACGTCCAGCGGGAGCACGACCCGCGCTTCGACACCGAATACCGGTCCCGCGGCTGCAGCAACCAGTACCTGGTGACGCACAAGCAGAGCCTGGAGGACATGCTGGAGAAGCACGCGACGCTGGCGCGCGAGGGCCGCCTGTGCAAGCGCGAGGTGCAGCTGCGCCTGTCCTACGTGTACGACTGGTCCGCGCCGCCCTCGCAGTGCTGCCAGAGAAGGGAGGGCATCCCCTGAGCCGCCGCGGCCCGGCCCTCCGGGACACCTGCTTCACCCGGCGGCGCCTTGGGGCAGGTGCCGAGCGGGCGCACTACGCCCGGGCCCCAAGGCCCCCGTCCCGCAGCCACGCTTGTGGTCGCTGCGTCCCGGTCTGCGTTTGGGAGACCCCTGGGGGTTGCCGGGGCAGCGCGCCGTGTCCAGGTGGAGGTGCCCGTTCCTGGACCTCAGCGAGCCTGAGCCGGGCCCGGCCGCACGCTGACCCCCGTGCTGTCCCCGACCGGCTCACGGGGCTGGGCTCCGATCTTCCGTGTCTCTTATCAGTGGCGTTTCTCACGTCTGCGTCTCAGATCTAACGTGGTTTCACATCAATCCGCTTTCATGGGATTTTGGTCTCTGTCCAGTGACTTCGTGGTAAATGTAACTCAGTGTTTGCTTGCgacttatttataaatattgtaaGTTTGTGTCGATGAGTGTAAGTTGGCAGTGCGCACGTCTCGGTTTTTTTACATGATTTAAGGAAAGACTTTTATGTCAGAACTTGGTGCCTGTACCGTCAACCCCGCTGCTGCCCGTGTTTAAACGCAGGAGAACTTTAAAACTGGCCATCTAtcttttcagtgtacaagtcacTGAACCCATTGTTTCTTTCTGAAGAGACTTTCCTTTCAAGGCTTCCCATGGGTCCGCGCCACACAGGGCCGGTGCTGCTTTATTTCAGACTCTGCCCCAGGTTCCAGGAATCCGAACCCCGGAGTGCTGACGCGGTTCCCCAACTTCCGCCTTAAGAAAACAGGACCAGCCGGCACCAGGCCCGTCTCTCACGTACTTTAAC
Protein-coding regions in this window:
- the B3GALT6 gene encoding beta-1,3-galactosyltransferase 6 precursor, whose translation is MKLLRRAWRRRAALGLGTLALCGAALLYLARCAAEPGDPRAMSGRSPPPPAPARAAAFLAVLVASAPRAAERRSVIRSTWLARRGAPGDVWARFAVGTAGLGAEERRALEREQARHGDLLLLPALRDAYENLTAKVLAMLAWLDEHVAFEFVLKADDDSFARLDALLAELRAREPARRRRLYWGFFSGRGRVKPGGRWREAAWQLCDYYLPYALGGGYVLSADLVHYLRLSRDYLRAWHSEDVSLGAWLAPVDVQREHDPRFDTEYRSRGCSNQYLVTHKQSLEDMLEKHATLAREGRLCKREVQLRLSYVYDWSAPPSQCCQRREGIP